The Sphingobacteriia bacterium genome window below encodes:
- a CDS encoding DUF4113 domain-containing protein, whose product MIASTRSFGKPIKVLDQLSEAISNYVARGAEKIRNQNSYAKAIYVFVRTNRFKEDYYQNSMIHTFTEPTDDTGFMIKTAKQLLEEIYIPNLEYKKAGVVFLDLIPKNNIQTTLLPSHIPNEKLMKVMDKLNSDFGKATIFFAAQGVKQEWQMKSSNRSPRYTTKWNEIIKVS is encoded by the coding sequence ATGATAGCTTCCACTCGATCATTTGGAAAACCCATTAAAGTATTAGATCAACTATCTGAAGCAATTTCTAACTATGTAGCAAGAGGCGCTGAAAAAATCAGAAATCAAAATTCATACGCTAAAGCAATATATGTTTTTGTTAGAACAAATAGGTTTAAAGAAGATTATTATCAGAACTCAATGATACACACTTTTACTGAACCTACTGATGATACAGGTTTTATGATTAAAACTGCTAAACAATTACTTGAAGAAATATATATACCCAATCTTGAATATAAAAAAGCTGGCGTAGTATTTTTAGATCTTATACCTAAAAATAATATACAGACCACCCTCCTCCCTTCTCATATTCCAAATGAAAAGCTAATGAAAGTAATGGATAAACTTAATAGTGATTTTGGTAAGGCCACAATATTTTTTGCAGCGCAAGGTGTAAAACAAGAATGGCAAATGAAATCATCTAATCGATCACCACGATATACAACTAAATGGAATGAAATAATAAAGGTTAGCTAA
- a CDS encoding AAA family ATPase, with protein sequence MIILIGNEKGGVGKSTLAINLAVARALKGKDILLVDTDKQRSSLTFLKIRQRIKELPRIHMAEHSGDIYETLKDLSSRYEEIIVDAGGSDSIELRTAMIAADKMIIPLKASQIDNWAIAQMNALVADVKKRANRDLQAYSVISMAPTNPVITEEEDTKLNLQDYSQIPLLKTVIRERKIYRDSIIEGKGVLELEVSNKAKSEIKELEKEVFEKVMESVNE encoded by the coding sequence ATGATAATTTTAATTGGTAATGAGAAAGGTGGAGTGGGAAAATCAACACTTGCTATAAATCTAGCAGTAGCGCGAGCATTAAAAGGTAAAGATATTTTATTAGTGGATACTGATAAACAAAGAAGCTCTCTTACTTTTTTAAAAATACGTCAAAGAATAAAAGAACTACCGAGAATCCATATGGCCGAACATTCTGGTGACATATATGAAACCTTAAAAGATTTGAGCAGTCGTTATGAAGAAATCATTGTAGACGCTGGGGGAAGCGATTCAATTGAACTCAGAACCGCAATGATAGCTGCAGATAAAATGATTATTCCATTAAAAGCAAGCCAAATTGACAATTGGGCAATTGCACAAATGAATGCATTAGTTGCTGATGTAAAGAAAAGAGCAAACAGGGATTTGCAGGCATATTCTGTTATCTCAATGGCTCCAACAAATCCTGTAATAACTGAAGAAGAAGATACAAAATTAAATTTACAAGATTATAGTCAAATTCCTTTATTAAAAACAGTAATTAGAGAAAGAAAAATATATAGAGATTCAATAATAGAAGGGAAGGGCGTATTAGAATTAGAAGTATCAAATAAAGCAAAAAGTGAAATTAAAGAGTTAGAAAAAGAAGTATTTGAGAAAGTAATGGAGAGTGTAAATGAATAA